One part of the Esox lucius isolate fEsoLuc1 chromosome 10, fEsoLuc1.pri, whole genome shotgun sequence genome encodes these proteins:
- the LOC105006983 gene encoding protein MTSS 1 isoform X7, protein METVIERECSALGGLFQTVIGDMKSSYPVWDDFISKAGKLQSQLRTTVVAVAAFLEAFQKVADLATGSRGGTRDIGSALTRMCMRHRSIEAKLRQFSVVFIDCLINPLQDQMEEWKRVANTLDKDHAKEYKKARQEIKKKSSDTLKLQKKAKKADVFGRGDIQPQLDSAMQDVSDKYLLLEETEKQAVRKALVEERSRFCTFVSMLRPVVEEEMSMLGEITHLQTLTDDLKALTMDPHKLPPASEQVILDLKGSESSWSYQTPPSSPSTTASRKSSMCSSSLNSVNSSDSRSSGSHCHSPTSHYRYRSSALPQQGPARLSSVSSHDSGFISQDAYQSKSPSPMPPDGHPQTSGSSSSAVSETCQPVSEGSSSSSSSSPASSKETCSSTRVDQDWAKPGPYDQPMVNTLRRTKKETPDPSSPPATTPGDEPQRARGTNAVTTPKQEEAHEDLALALALGLQLDIQRSSRDSLQCSSGYSTQSTTPCCSEDTIPSQVSDYDYFSVSGDQETDQLDFDKSSTIPRNSDISQSYRRMFQAKRPASTAGIPSTAPSPASIVTPGVATIRRTPSSKPHLRRPSGGLGLGPIPIKPPMIPVKTPTVPEHPGGFFGGEGEGAGTLSPQSPRSSPGDNGLVSSRSARDTQAPSDPPSPPPQPGGRLSEWDHEALPEVQEEEIGCGEGEDVLLAIRRGVKLKKTMTNDRSAPRIV, encoded by the exons GTGGCACCAGAGACATTGGTTCAGCCCTCACCAGGATGTGCATGAGGCATCGGAGCATCGAGGCCAAACTTCGTCAGTTCTCAGT GGTTTTTATTGACTGCCTGATTAACCCTCTGCAAGACcagatggaggagtggaagagggtGGCCAACACCCTGGACAAGGACCACGCCAAAG AGTACAAGAAAGCCCGCCAGGAGATCAAGAAGAAATCCTCAGACACTCTCAAGCTGCAGAAGAAGGCTAAGAAAG CCGACGTGTTCG GCCGGGGGGACATCCAGCCCCAGTTGGACAGTGCCATGCAGGACGTGAGTGATAAGTACCTGCTGCTGGAGGAGACGGAGAAGCAGGCAGTGAGGAAGGCCTTGGTGGAAGAGAGGAGCCGCTTCTGCACCTTCGTCTCCATGTTGAGGCCCGTGGTG GAAGAGGAGATGTCTATGTTGGGTGAGATCACTCACTTGCAGACCCTCACTGACGACCTGAAGGCCCTGACAATGGACCCCCACAAGCTGCCCCCCGCCAGCGAGCAG GTCATTCTTGACCTGAAGGGGTCTGAGAGCAGCTGGTCATATCagacccctccctcctcccctagCACCACAGCATCCAGGAAGTCCAGCATGTGCAG CAGTAGTCTGAACAGTGTCAACAGCAGCGACTCTCGCTCCAGCGGCTCCCACTGCCACTCCCCCACCTCCCACTACCGCTACCGGAGCTCCGCCCTCCCGCAGCAAGGCCCCGCCCGCCTCTCCAGTGTCTCCTCCCATGACTCTGGCTTCATCTCCCAGGACGCCTACCAGTCCAAGTCGCCATCGCCCATGCCCCCCGACGGTCACCCACAG ACCTCTGGCTCTTCATCCTCGGCCGTCTCTGAGACTTGCCAGCCTGTCAGCGAGggcagctcctcctcctcttcctcttccccgGCCTCCTCTAAGGAGACCTGCTCCAGCACTAGGGTGGACCAG GACTGGGCCAAGCCGGGCCCGTACGACCAGCCCATGGTGAACACCCTGAGGAGGACTAAGAAGGAGACTCCAGATCCCAGCAGCCCCCCGGCCACGACACCAGGGGACGAGCCCCAGCGAGCCAGGGGCACCAATGCAGTCACAACACCCAAG caGGAGGAGGCCCATGAGGACCTGGCCCTGGCCCTGGCCCTGGGACTCCAGCTGGACATCCAGCGCTCCAGCAGGGACTCCCTGCAGTGTTCCAGTGGCTACAGCACCCAGAGCACCACGCCATGCTGCTCTGAGGATACCATCCCCTCACAAG TGTCCGACTACGACTACTTCTCCGTGAGCGGCGACCAGGAGACGGACCAGCTGGACTTCGACAAGTCCTCCACCATCCCCCGCAACAGCGACATCAGCCAGTCGTACCGGCGCATGTTCCAAGCCAAGCGGCCGGCCTCCACAGCGGGCATCCCCTCCACAGCCCCGTCCCCCGCCTCTATCGTCACCCCTGGGGTGGCCACCATCCGCCGCACGCCCTCCTCCAAGCCCCACTTGCGCCGGCCCTCTGGGGGCTTGGGTCTGGGCCCCATCCCCATCAAGCCCCCCATGATCCCGGTCAAGACGCCCACTGTGCCCGAGCACCCCGGGGGGTTCTTCGGAGGTGAGGGCGAGGGAGCGGGAACGCTAAGCCCCCAGAGTCCGCGCTCTTCACCGGGGGACAACGGGTTGGTATCTTCCAGGTCAGCCCGGGACACTCAGGCCCCCTCTGATCCGCCCTCTCCCCCGCCTCAGCCCGGCGGCAGGTTGTCGGAGTGGGACCACGAGGCACTGCCGGAGGTTCAGGAGGAGGAGATTGGATGCGGTGAAGGGGAAGATGTGCTCTTGGCCATACGGAGAGGAGTCAAACTGAAGAAGACTATGACCAACGACCGGTCTGCACCAAGGATAGTGTGA
- the LOC105006983 gene encoding protein MTSS 1 isoform X2, with product METVIERECSALGGLFQTVIGDMKSSYPVWDDFISKAGKLQSQLRTTVVAVAAFLEAFQKVADLATGSRGGTRDIGSALTRMCMRHRSIEAKLRQFSVVFIDCLINPLQDQMEEWKRVANTLDKDHAKEYKKARQEIKKKSSDTLKLQKKAKKADVFGRGDIQPQLDSAMQDVSDKYLLLEETEKQAVRKALVEERSRFCTFVSMLRPVVEEEMSMLGEITHLQTLTDDLKALTMDPHKLPPASEQVILDLKGSESSWSYQTPPSSPSTTASRKSSMCSSLNSVNSSDSRSSGSHCHSPTSHYRYRSSALPQQGPARLSSVSSHDSGFISQDAYQSKSPSPMPPDGHPQTSGSSSSAVSETCQPVSEGSSSSSSSSPASSKETCSSTRVDQLSNGYDHHPHLHHGPSTAPDLCGGGIQEGYPHLPPSSPSSTPLASPSSPSSPMWAWSKPGSALLVDRPPYCTQETGMIPSSKVPTWKDWAKPGPYDQPMVNTLRRTKKETPDPSSPPATTPGDEPQRARGTNAVTTPKQEEAHEDLALALALGLQLDIQRSSRDSLQCSSGYSTQSTTPCCSEDTIPSQVSDYDYFSVSGDQETDQLDFDKSSTIPRNSDISQSYRRMFQAKRPASTAGIPSTAPSPASIVTPGVATIRRTPSSKPHLRRPSGGLGLGPIPIKPPMIPVKTPTVPEHPGGFFGGEGEGAGTLSPQSPRSSPGDNGLVSSRSARDTQAPSDPPSPPPQPGGRLSEWDHEALPEVQEEEIGCGEGEDVLLAIRRGVKLKKTMTNDRSAPRIV from the exons GTGGCACCAGAGACATTGGTTCAGCCCTCACCAGGATGTGCATGAGGCATCGGAGCATCGAGGCCAAACTTCGTCAGTTCTCAGT GGTTTTTATTGACTGCCTGATTAACCCTCTGCAAGACcagatggaggagtggaagagggtGGCCAACACCCTGGACAAGGACCACGCCAAAG AGTACAAGAAAGCCCGCCAGGAGATCAAGAAGAAATCCTCAGACACTCTCAAGCTGCAGAAGAAGGCTAAGAAAG CCGACGTGTTCG GCCGGGGGGACATCCAGCCCCAGTTGGACAGTGCCATGCAGGACGTGAGTGATAAGTACCTGCTGCTGGAGGAGACGGAGAAGCAGGCAGTGAGGAAGGCCTTGGTGGAAGAGAGGAGCCGCTTCTGCACCTTCGTCTCCATGTTGAGGCCCGTGGTG GAAGAGGAGATGTCTATGTTGGGTGAGATCACTCACTTGCAGACCCTCACTGACGACCTGAAGGCCCTGACAATGGACCCCCACAAGCTGCCCCCCGCCAGCGAGCAG GTCATTCTTGACCTGAAGGGGTCTGAGAGCAGCTGGTCATATCagacccctccctcctcccctagCACCACAGCATCCAGGAAGTCCAGCATGTGCAG TAGTCTGAACAGTGTCAACAGCAGCGACTCTCGCTCCAGCGGCTCCCACTGCCACTCCCCCACCTCCCACTACCGCTACCGGAGCTCCGCCCTCCCGCAGCAAGGCCCCGCCCGCCTCTCCAGTGTCTCCTCCCATGACTCTGGCTTCATCTCCCAGGACGCCTACCAGTCCAAGTCGCCATCGCCCATGCCCCCCGACGGTCACCCACAG ACCTCTGGCTCTTCATCCTCGGCCGTCTCTGAGACTTGCCAGCCTGTCAGCGAGggcagctcctcctcctcttcctcttccccgGCCTCCTCTAAGGAGACCTGCTCCAGCACTAGGGTGGACCAG CTTTCAAACGGGTACGatcatcatcctcatcttcaTCACGGGCCCTCCACCGCCCCTGATCTGTGTGGCGGGGGCATTCAGGAGGGCTaccctcacctccctccatcttctccctcctccacccccctcgCCTCgccatcctctccctcctcccccatgTGGGCGTGGTCGAAACCAGGCTCTGCCCTCCTTGTGGACCGCCCCCCCTATTGCACCCAGGAAACGGGCATGATCCCGTCCTCCAAGGTTCCCACCTGGAAG GACTGGGCCAAGCCGGGCCCGTACGACCAGCCCATGGTGAACACCCTGAGGAGGACTAAGAAGGAGACTCCAGATCCCAGCAGCCCCCCGGCCACGACACCAGGGGACGAGCCCCAGCGAGCCAGGGGCACCAATGCAGTCACAACACCCAAG caGGAGGAGGCCCATGAGGACCTGGCCCTGGCCCTGGCCCTGGGACTCCAGCTGGACATCCAGCGCTCCAGCAGGGACTCCCTGCAGTGTTCCAGTGGCTACAGCACCCAGAGCACCACGCCATGCTGCTCTGAGGATACCATCCCCTCACAAG TGTCCGACTACGACTACTTCTCCGTGAGCGGCGACCAGGAGACGGACCAGCTGGACTTCGACAAGTCCTCCACCATCCCCCGCAACAGCGACATCAGCCAGTCGTACCGGCGCATGTTCCAAGCCAAGCGGCCGGCCTCCACAGCGGGCATCCCCTCCACAGCCCCGTCCCCCGCCTCTATCGTCACCCCTGGGGTGGCCACCATCCGCCGCACGCCCTCCTCCAAGCCCCACTTGCGCCGGCCCTCTGGGGGCTTGGGTCTGGGCCCCATCCCCATCAAGCCCCCCATGATCCCGGTCAAGACGCCCACTGTGCCCGAGCACCCCGGGGGGTTCTTCGGAGGTGAGGGCGAGGGAGCGGGAACGCTAAGCCCCCAGAGTCCGCGCTCTTCACCGGGGGACAACGGGTTGGTATCTTCCAGGTCAGCCCGGGACACTCAGGCCCCCTCTGATCCGCCCTCTCCCCCGCCTCAGCCCGGCGGCAGGTTGTCGGAGTGGGACCACGAGGCACTGCCGGAGGTTCAGGAGGAGGAGATTGGATGCGGTGAAGGGGAAGATGTGCTCTTGGCCATACGGAGAGGAGTCAAACTGAAGAAGACTATGACCAACGACCGGTCTGCACCAAGGATAGTGTGA